From the genome of Lycorma delicatula isolate Av1 chromosome 11, ASM4794821v1, whole genome shotgun sequence, one region includes:
- the RpL27A gene encoding ribosomal protein L27A: MSTHKKKTRKLRGHVSHGHGRIGKHRKHPGGRGNAGGMHHHRINFDKYHPGYFGKLGMRNYHLRRNHFFCPIINLDKLWTLVSEQTRLKYKSHPEGKAPVIDVVKAGYYKVLGKGRIPNQPVIVKAKFFSKSAEEKIKAVGGCCVLQA, translated from the exons tcTACACATAAGAAGAAGACCAGGAAATTAAGAGGTCACGTCAGCCATGGACATGGTAGAATAG GTAAACACAGAAAACATCCTGGTGGTAGAGGTAATGCTGGTGGTATGCATCATCAcagaataaattttgataaatatcatCCTGGTTATTTTGGTAAA ttAGGTATGAGGAATTACCATTTACGTCGAAATCACTTTTTCTGCCCAATAATCAACCTTGATAAATTATGGACTCTTGTCAGTGAACAGACAAGACTTAAATATAAGAGTCATCCTGAGGGTAAAGCACCTGTTATTGATGTTGTGAAAGCT GGTTACTACAAAGTCCTTGGCAAGGGTCGTATTCCAAATCAACCAGTTATTGTTAAAGCTAAGTTTTTCTCAAAGAGTGCTGAAGAGAAAATTAAGGCTGTTGGTGGATGCTGTGTACTTCAAGCTTAA